One part of the Arabidopsis thaliana chromosome 1 sequence genome encodes these proteins:
- a CDS encoding Mannose-binding lectin superfamily protein (Mannose-binding lectin superfamily protein; FUNCTIONS IN: molecular_function unknown; INVOLVED IN: response to salt stress; LOCATED IN: cellular_component unknown; EXPRESSED IN: 22 plant structures; EXPRESSED DURING: 14 growth stages; CONTAINS InterPro DOMAIN/s: Mannose-binding lectin (InterPro:IPR001229); BEST Arabidopsis thaliana protein match is: myrosinase-binding protein 1 (TAIR:AT1G52040.1); Has 167771 Blast hits to 59831 proteins in 3132 species: Archae - 576; Bacteria - 64709; Metazoa - 36025; Fungi - 10183; Plants - 11804; Viruses - 2110; Other Eukaryotes - 42364 (source: NCBI BLink).): MSWDDGKHTKVKRVQLTFDDVIRSIEVEYDGTSLKSQPRGTAGTKIDGFTLSSDEYITEVNGYYKTTFSGEVITSLTFKTNKRTYGTYGNKTSSYFSVAAPKDNQIVGFLGSSSHALNSIDAHFAPAPPPGSTGAKPGASGIGSDSGSIGSAGTNPGADGTRETEKNAGGSKPSSGSAGTNPGASAVGNGETEKNAGGSKPSSGSAGTNPGASAGGNGETEKNVGGSKPSSGKAGTNPGANAGGNGGTEKNAGGSKSSSGSARTNPGASAGGNGETVSNIGDTESNAGGSKSNDGANNGASGIESNAGSTGTNFGAGGTGGIGDTESDAGGSKTNSGNGGTNDGASGIGSNDGSTGTNPGAGGGTDSNIEGTENNVGGKETNPGASGIGNSDGSTGTSPEGTESNADGTKTNTGGKESNTGSESNTNSSPQKLEAQGGNGGNQWDDGTDHDGVMKIHVAVGGLGIEQIRFDYVKNGQLKEGPFHGVKGRGGTSTIEISHPDEYLVSVEGLYDSSNIIQGIQFQSNKHTSQYFGYEYYGDGTQFSLQVNEKKIIGFHGFADSHLNSLGAYFVPISSSSSSLTPPPNKVKAQGGSYGETFDDGAFDHVRKVYVGQGDSGVAYVKFDYEKDGKKETQEHGKMTLSGTEEFEVDSDDYITSMEVYVDKVYGYKSEIVIALTFKTFKGETSPRFGIETENKYEVKDGKGGKLAGFHGKASDVLYAIGAYFIPAAN, encoded by the exons ATGTCTTGGGATGACGGAAAACACACGAAGGTGAAGAGAGTTCAGCTTACGTTCGATGATGTCATCCGATCTATCGAGGTCGAATACGACGGAACCTCCCTTAAGTCCCAGCCACGTGGCACCGCTGGCACCAAAATTGACGGA tTTACACTGAGCTCTGATGAGTATATAACGGAGGTGAATGGTTACTACAAAACTACGTTTTCGGGAGAAGTCATAACGTCGTTGACGTTCAAGACGAACAAAAGGACATATGGGACTTACGGAAATAAAACCAGTAGCTACTTTTCTGTTGCCGCACCCAAAGATAACCAGATTGTCGGTTTTCTTGGAAGTAGCAGCCATGCTCTCAACTCCATCGACGCTCATTTTGCCCCTGCTCCTCCTCCTGGTAGCACCGGAGCTAAGCCCGGTGCTAGTGGCATCGGAAGTGATTCTGGTAGCATTGGTAGTGCCGGAACTAACCCTGGTGCTGATGGCACCAGAGAAACCGAAAAAAACGCTGGTGGCTCAAAACCTAGTAGTGGTAGTGCCGGAACTAACCCTGGTGCTAGTGCTGTTGGCAACGGAGAAACCGAAAAAAATGCTGGTGGCTCAAAACCTAGCAGTGGTAGTGCTGGAACTAACCCTGGTGCTAGTGCTGGTGGCAACGGAGAAACCGAAAAAAACGTTGGTGGCTCAAAACCTAGCAGTGGTAAAGCCGGAACTAACCCTGGTGCTAATGCTGGTGGCAACGGAGGAACCGAAAAAAACGCTGGTGGCTCAAAATCTAGCAGTGGTAGTGCTCGAACTAACCCTGGTGCTAGTGCTGGTGGCAACGGAGAAACTGTTTCCAACATTGGAGATACGGAAAGTAACGCTGGTGGCTCGAAAAGTAATGATGGTGCTAACAATGGTGCTAGTGGCATTGAAAGTAATGCTGGTAGCACTGGAACTAACTTTGGTGCTGGTGGCACCGGGGGAATTGGAGATACGGAAAGTGATGCTGGTGGCTCCAAAACTAACTCTGGAAACGGCGGAACTAACGATGGTGCTAGTGGTATTGGAAGTAATGATGGTAGCACTGGAACTAACCCTGGTGCTGGTGGAGGAACAGATTCAAACATCGAAGGTACTGAAAATAACGTTGGTGGCAAGGAAACTAACCCTGGTGCTAGTGGCATTGGAAATAGTGATGGTAGCACTGGAACTAGCCCCGAAGGTACCGAAAGTAACGCTGACGGCACAAAAACTAACACGGGAGGCAAAGAATCTAACACCGGAAGTGAATCCAACACCAATTCTAGTCCACAAAAGTTGGAAGCACAAGGAGGCAATGGAGGAAATCAATGGGACGACGGAACCGATCATGATGGTGTGATGAAGATACATGTTGCAGTTGGTGGTCTAGGAATTGagcaaattagatttgattatGTCAAGAACGGACAGTTGAAGGAAGGACCCTTCCACGGTGTCAAAGGAAGAGGTGGCACTTCAACG ATTGAGATTAGCCATCCGGACGAGTATCTTGTTTCCGTCGAGGGGTTGTACGACTCTTCCAATATCATTCAAGGAATCCAGTTTCAATCCAACAAACACACTTCTCAGTACTTTGGATATGAATATTATGGAGATGGTACACAATTTTCACTTCAAGTTAATGAAAAGAAGATCATTGGTTTCCATGGTTTTGCCGACTCACACCTTAATTCTCTTGGAGCTTATTTCGTTCCAatctcatcctcttcttcctccttgaCTCCTCCTCCCAACAAAGTTAAAGCTCAAGGAGGAAGTTATGGAGAAACATTTGACGATGGTGCTTTCGATCATGTAAGAAAGGTTTATGTTGGTCAAGGTGATTCTGGTGTAGCTTATGTCAAGTTCGATTATGAAAAAGACGGTAAAAAGGAGACACAAGAACATGGAAAAATGACATTGTCAGGAACAGAGGAGTTTGAGGTTGATTCAGACGATTACATAACATCAATGGAGGTTTATGTCGACAAAGTCTACGGTTATAAAAGCGAAATCGTCATTGCTCTTACCTTCAAGACCTTTAAGGGTGAAACTTCTCCACGTTTTGGAATAGAGACTGAGAATAAATATGAAGTTAAAGACGGTAAAGGAGGAAAACTTGCTGGTTTCCATGGAAAAGCTAGCGATGTTCTTTATGCTATTGGTGCTTATTTCATTCCAGCAGCAAATTAG
- a CDS encoding O-methyltransferase family protein (O-methyltransferase family protein; CONTAINS InterPro DOMAIN/s: Winged helix-turn-helix transcription repressor DNA-binding (InterPro:IPR011991), Plant methyltransferase dimerisation (InterPro:IPR012967), O-methyltransferase, family 2 (InterPro:IPR001077), O-methyltransferase, COMT, eukaryota (InterPro:IPR016461); BEST Arabidopsis thaliana protein match is: O-methyltransferase 1 (TAIR:AT5G54160.1); Has 35333 Blast hits to 34131 proteins in 2444 species: Archae - 798; Bacteria - 22429; Metazoa - 974; Fungi - 991; Plants - 531; Viruses - 0; Other Eukaryotes - 9610 (source: NCBI BLink).), with protein MISLQTSGGSSEEEDMLLAIQLGGLNFVPYIVKTARELDLFEIMAKARPLGSYLSPVDLASMAAPKNPHAPMMIDRLLRFLVAYSVCTCKLVKDEEGRESRAYGLGKVGKKLIKDEDGFSIAPYVLAGCTKAKGGVWYNVQHAIQEGGASAWERANEALIFEYMKKNENLKKIFNESMTNHTSIVMKKILENYIGFEGVSDFVDVGGSLGSNLAQILSKYPHIKGINFDLPHIVKEAPQIHGVEHIGGDMFDEIPRGEVILMKWILHDWNDEKCVEILKNCKKALPETGRIIVIEMIVPREVSETDLATKNSLSADLTMMSLTSGGKERTKKEFEDLAKEAGFKLPKIIYGAYSYWIIELYPN; from the exons ATGATTTCTCTACAAACTTCCGGAGGAtcaagcgaagaagaagatatgttaTTAGCCATACAACTAGGCGGGCTAAACTTTGTCCCGTACATTGTAAAAACTGCTAGAGAACTAGATTTGTTCGAGATTATGGCTAAGGCCAGACCTTTAGGGTCCTATCTCTCACCGGTGGATTTGGCTTCCATGGCTGCGCCGAAAAATCCACACGCTCCAATGATGATTGATAGATTGCTACGTTTCCTTGTGGCATATTCGGTGTGCACGTGTAAGTTGgtgaaagatgaagaaggacGAGAGTCTAGAGCATACGGATTAGGAAAAGTTGGAAAGAAGTTGATTAAGGATGAAGACGGATTTTCAATTGCGCCCTATGTGCTAGCTGGCTGTACAAAAGCCAAGGGAGGTGTATGGTATAATGTACAACAT GCAATACAAGAAGGCGGAGCATCGGCATGGGAGCGAGCTAATGAGGCATTGATCTTTGAATACatgaagaaaaatgagaatttaaagaaaattttcaatgaaTCGATGACGAATCATACATCAATAGTAATGAAGAAAATACTAGAGAATTACATTGGTTTTGAAGGTGTGAGTGACTTTGTAGATGTAGGAGGAAGCTTAGGCAGTAATCTTGCCCAAATCCTCTCCAAGTACCCACATATCAAAGGCATCAACTTCGACTTGCCTCACATAGTCAAAGAAGCTCCCCAAATTCATG GCGTGGAACACATTGGTGGTGATATGTTTGATGAAATTCCACGAGGCGAAGTTATATTGATGAAG TGGATACTTCATGATTGGAACGATGAAAAATGTGTGGAGATACTAAAAAACTGTAAGAAAGCATTACCGGAAACTGGGCGAATAATTGTAATTGAAATGATAGTACCCCGAGAGGTATCAGAAACCGATCTTGCAACCAAGAACTCACTCAGTGCAGATTTGACGATGATGAGCTTAACGTCTGGAGGCAAAGAGAGAACCAAAAAGGAATTTGAAGATCTAGCTAAGGAAGCTGGCTTTAAGCTCCCAAAGATTATTTACGGCGCGTATTCTTATTGGATCATTGAATTATATCCTAATTGA